A window of Cellulomonas fimi contains these coding sequences:
- a CDS encoding ABC transporter ATP-binding protein, producing MSAQPVERRVPAADPVLEIRNLSVDYGYDENPVHVLRQASLTLNRGEVLGLAGESGCGKSTLAYAATRLLPPPGLITGGEVLFHGRDGSTADILSMSDAELRASRWQDLAIVFQGAMNSLNPVFRVGRQIADAIRAHRPGVSQKEALERAADLLDMVGISPDRLRAYPHQLSGGMRQRVMIAMALALDPQVLIMDEPTTALDVVMQRQIVEQIAQLRDRLGFSVIFITHDVSLLIEIADRIAIMYAGEIVEDATAQDVYRRPRHPYSNGLLHSFPPLRGPRRELGGIPGSPPDLARLPSGCPFRARCPFVFDACAHVQPELVAPAVPGDDPRRTVACLRHDPARVEAAGFTPVPVPPELALR from the coding sequence GTGAGCGCGCAACCTGTCGAGCGGCGGGTCCCGGCGGCGGATCCCGTCCTGGAGATCCGCAACCTGTCCGTCGACTACGGCTACGACGAGAACCCCGTCCACGTGCTGCGCCAGGCGTCGCTGACCCTCAACCGCGGCGAGGTCCTCGGACTGGCGGGCGAGTCCGGCTGCGGCAAGTCGACGCTCGCGTACGCCGCGACCCGGCTGCTCCCGCCGCCCGGACTCATCACCGGCGGCGAGGTGCTGTTCCACGGCCGCGACGGCTCGACCGCGGACATCCTGTCGATGTCCGACGCCGAGCTCCGCGCGTCCCGCTGGCAGGACCTCGCGATCGTCTTCCAGGGCGCGATGAACTCGCTCAACCCCGTGTTCCGGGTCGGGCGGCAGATCGCCGACGCGATCCGCGCGCACCGGCCGGGCGTCTCGCAGAAGGAGGCCCTGGAGCGCGCGGCCGACCTCCTCGACATGGTCGGCATCTCGCCCGACCGGCTGCGTGCCTACCCGCACCAGCTCTCGGGCGGCATGCGGCAGCGCGTCATGATCGCGATGGCGCTCGCCCTGGACCCGCAGGTCCTCATCATGGACGAGCCCACCACGGCGCTCGACGTCGTCATGCAGCGGCAGATCGTCGAGCAGATCGCCCAGCTCCGCGACCGCCTCGGGTTCTCGGTCATCTTCATCACGCACGACGTGTCCCTGCTCATCGAGATCGCCGACCGCATCGCGATCATGTACGCCGGCGAGATCGTCGAGGACGCCACCGCGCAGGACGTCTACCGCCGCCCTCGCCACCCGTACTCCAACGGGCTGCTGCACTCCTTCCCGCCGCTGCGCGGCCCGCGCCGCGAGCTCGGCGGCATCCCCGGCTCCCCGCCGGACCTCGCGCGGCTGCCCTCCGGCTGCCCGTTCCGCGCGCGCTGCCCGTTCGTGTTCGACGCGTGCGCGCACGTCCAGCCCGAGCTCGTCGCGCCCGCGGTCCCCGGCGACGACCCGCGCCGGACCGTCGCGTGCCTGCGCCACGACCCGGCCCGCGTCGAGGCCGCGGGCTTCACCCCCGTCCCCGTCCCCCCGGAGCTCGCCCTGCGCTGA
- a CDS encoding ABC transporter permease: MAVETSVLTDTQDVATDATAPVAGKRKLLFLRNGKAITGLAILGFFAVLAVIGEWIAPYDPSAVSPDILQPPSGAHWFGTTHLGQDILSQVLVGTRGVLVVGLVAGVLATVIGVLIGVTAGFVGGAGDETLSALSNIFLVIPQLPLIILIAGQLPSAGGLTVAAVIAVTGWAWGARVLRAQTLSLRKRDFVEAARANGERTWRIVLAEILPNLTAIIAAGFVGTVTFAVLSQITLAFIGVTSVSEWNWGTILFWAQGNLALQRGAWWWFVPAGLCIALLGMALTLINFGIDEFVNPRLRSTGLHARTLRKRGIRPRIGFTPVVHEAKEDRS, encoded by the coding sequence ATGGCCGTCGAGACTTCGGTCCTCACCGACACGCAGGACGTCGCGACCGACGCGACCGCACCCGTCGCGGGCAAGCGCAAGCTGCTGTTCCTGCGCAACGGCAAGGCGATCACGGGCCTGGCGATCCTCGGGTTCTTCGCGGTGCTCGCCGTGATCGGCGAGTGGATCGCGCCCTACGACCCGAGCGCCGTGAGCCCCGACATCCTGCAGCCGCCGTCGGGCGCGCACTGGTTCGGCACGACGCACCTCGGGCAGGACATCCTGTCGCAGGTGCTCGTCGGGACCCGCGGCGTGCTCGTCGTCGGGCTCGTCGCGGGCGTGCTCGCGACGGTGATCGGCGTCCTCATCGGCGTGACCGCGGGGTTCGTCGGGGGAGCGGGCGACGAGACGCTGTCCGCGCTGTCGAACATCTTCCTGGTGATCCCGCAGCTGCCCCTCATCATCCTCATCGCGGGGCAGCTCCCGTCCGCGGGCGGGCTCACCGTCGCCGCCGTCATCGCGGTCACCGGCTGGGCGTGGGGCGCACGCGTCCTGCGCGCCCAGACGCTGTCCCTGCGCAAGCGCGACTTCGTCGAGGCCGCGCGCGCCAACGGCGAGCGGACCTGGCGCATCGTGCTCGCGGAGATCCTGCCCAACCTCACGGCGATCATCGCCGCCGGGTTCGTCGGCACCGTGACGTTCGCGGTCCTGTCGCAGATCACGCTCGCGTTCATCGGCGTCACGTCGGTGTCCGAGTGGAACTGGGGGACCATCCTGTTCTGGGCGCAGGGCAACCTCGCGCTCCAGCGCGGCGCGTGGTGGTGGTTCGTGCCCGCGGGCCTGTGCATCGCCCTGCTCGGCATGGCGCTCACGCTCATCAACTTCGGCATCGACGAGTTCGTCAACCCGCGCCTGCGCTCGACGGGCCTGCACGCCCGCACGCTGCGCAAGCGCGGCATCCGCCCGCGCATCGGCTTCACGCCGGTCGTGCACGAGGCCAAGGAGGACCGGTCGTGA
- a CDS encoding response regulator transcription factor, whose amino-acid sequence MTTSTLRRPDTLTRADGSPVRALVVDDEPTLAELLSTALRYEGWTVEHALTGHAAVRQAKASTPDVIVLDVMLPDLTGLEVLRRIRASHPNVPVLFLTAKDAVEDRITGLTAGGDDYVTKPFSLEEVVARLRSLLRRAGAVSARDEAVLTVGDLTLDEDSHEVTRGGDDIRLTATEFELLRYFMRNPRRVLSKAQILDRVWQYDFGGQANIVELYVSYLRRKIDKGRTPMLHTLRGVGYVLKPA is encoded by the coding sequence ATGACGACCTCGACCCTGCGCCGGCCCGACACCCTCACCCGCGCCGACGGCTCCCCCGTCCGGGCGCTCGTCGTCGACGACGAGCCCACCCTCGCCGAGCTCCTGTCCACCGCCCTGCGCTACGAGGGCTGGACCGTCGAGCACGCGCTCACCGGGCACGCCGCCGTCCGCCAGGCCAAGGCGTCGACGCCCGACGTCATCGTGCTCGACGTCATGCTCCCCGACCTCACCGGGCTCGAGGTCCTGCGCCGCATCCGCGCGAGCCACCCGAACGTCCCGGTCCTGTTCCTCACCGCCAAGGACGCCGTCGAGGACCGCATCACCGGCCTCACCGCGGGCGGCGACGACTACGTCACCAAGCCGTTCTCCCTGGAGGAGGTCGTCGCCCGGCTGCGCTCGCTGCTGCGCCGCGCCGGTGCCGTGTCCGCGCGCGACGAGGCCGTGCTCACCGTCGGCGACCTGACCCTCGACGAGGACTCGCACGAGGTCACGCGCGGCGGCGACGACATCCGCCTCACCGCGACCGAGTTCGAGCTGCTGCGCTACTTCATGCGCAACCCCCGGCGCGTGCTGTCCAAGGCCCAGATCCTCGACCGCGTCTGGCAGTACGACTTCGGCGGGCAGGCGAACATCGTCGAGCTCTACGTCTCCTACCTGCGCCGCAAGATCGACAAGGGCCGCACCCCGATGCTGCACACGCTGCGCGGCGTCGGGTACGTGCTCAAGCCCGCGTGA
- a CDS encoding ABC transporter ATP-binding protein, translated as MTFPASPDAPAASEAAPDTPVLQAVDLRKHFVTGSFRRRALVHAVDDVNLALHRGRVVALVGESGSGKSTIARLLSQLTPATSGQILLHGSDATARSRRAFRRYVRRVQMIFQDPFGSLNPVHTVRYTLTRSVRIHQGKLRGADLEDALTTLLERVQLTPVERYVDKFPHELSGGQRQRVAIARALAADPEVLLADEPISMLDVSIRLGILNLLRDLRDRLQIAILYITHDIASARYFADRTMVMYAGRIVETGDSESVTQDPKHPYTQLLVRSAPDPDDLDARARGARGEAPSLVRPPTGCRFNPRCPFAVDLCRTEVPPLLAVGERREAACWGYSDRPDSPRLGDVLDAYGERPAIDVDLLHASDDETAVETVAVDTLKEGDR; from the coding sequence ATGACCTTCCCCGCCTCACCGGACGCGCCCGCCGCGTCCGAGGCCGCCCCCGACACCCCCGTCCTGCAGGCCGTCGACCTGCGCAAGCACTTCGTGACCGGCTCCTTCCGCCGTCGCGCGCTCGTGCACGCGGTCGACGACGTGAACCTCGCGCTGCACCGCGGCCGCGTCGTCGCGCTCGTCGGCGAGTCCGGCTCCGGCAAGTCGACGATCGCGCGGCTGCTGTCGCAGCTCACGCCCGCGACGAGCGGGCAGATCCTGCTGCACGGGTCCGACGCGACCGCGCGCAGCCGCCGCGCGTTCCGCCGCTACGTGCGGCGCGTCCAGATGATCTTCCAGGACCCGTTCGGGTCCCTGAACCCGGTGCACACCGTGCGCTACACGCTGACCCGCAGCGTCCGGATCCACCAGGGGAAGCTCCGCGGCGCGGACCTCGAGGACGCCCTGACGACGCTGCTCGAGCGCGTGCAGCTCACCCCCGTCGAGCGGTACGTCGACAAGTTCCCGCACGAGCTGTCGGGCGGGCAGCGGCAGCGCGTCGCGATCGCCCGCGCGCTCGCGGCGGACCCCGAGGTGCTGCTGGCCGACGAGCCGATCTCGATGCTCGACGTGTCGATCCGCCTCGGCATCCTCAACCTGCTGCGCGACCTGCGCGACCGCCTGCAGATCGCGATCCTCTACATCACGCACGACATCGCGTCGGCCCGGTACTTCGCCGACCGGACGATGGTCATGTACGCCGGGCGGATCGTCGAGACCGGCGACTCCGAGTCGGTGACGCAGGACCCGAAGCACCCGTACACGCAGCTGCTGGTGCGGTCCGCGCCCGACCCCGACGACCTCGACGCGCGCGCCCGGGGTGCCCGCGGCGAGGCGCCGTCGCTCGTCCGCCCGCCGACCGGGTGCCGGTTCAACCCGCGCTGCCCGTTCGCCGTCGACCTGTGCCGCACCGAGGTGCCGCCGCTGCTCGCCGTCGGCGAGAGGCGCGAGGCCGCGTGCTGGGGGTACTCCGACCGGCCCGACAGCCCGCGGCTCGGCGACGTGCTCGACGCGTACGGGGAGCGTCCGGCGATCGACGTCGACCTGCTGCACGCGTCCGACGACGAGACCGCCGTCGAGACCGTCGCCGTCGACACACTGAAGGAGGGCGACCGGTGA
- a CDS encoding TetR/AcrR family transcriptional regulator translates to MVSAMDDAVTPATGSPEPAKRTRRPRQATAERRAEILRAAAHTFGSKGYKTGSLAEVAEQVGITHAGVLHHFGSKEQLLVEVLEYRDKEDVRDLEGQHIPGGIELFRHLVRTARMNADRRGIVQGYTVLTGESVTENHPARGWVTHRFSVLRGEIADAIVEVGGPGVDRDTAERAASAIIGVMDGLQVQWLLDDAVDLPEATTFAIEAILAAALAGTGRPHPLR, encoded by the coding sequence ATGGTTTCGGCCATGGACGACGCCGTCACCCCCGCGACGGGCTCACCCGAGCCCGCCAAGCGCACCCGCCGACCGCGGCAGGCCACCGCCGAGCGCCGCGCGGAGATCCTGCGCGCCGCCGCGCACACCTTCGGCTCCAAGGGCTACAAGACCGGGTCGCTCGCCGAGGTCGCCGAGCAGGTCGGGATCACGCACGCCGGCGTCCTGCACCACTTCGGGTCCAAGGAGCAGCTGCTCGTCGAGGTGCTCGAGTACCGCGACAAGGAGGACGTCCGCGACCTCGAGGGCCAGCACATCCCCGGCGGGATCGAGCTCTTCCGCCACCTCGTGCGCACCGCGCGGATGAACGCCGACCGTCGCGGCATCGTGCAGGGCTACACCGTCCTGACCGGCGAGTCCGTCACCGAGAACCACCCCGCGCGCGGCTGGGTCACCCACCGCTTCAGCGTCCTGCGCGGCGAGATCGCGGACGCGATCGTGGAGGTCGGCGGTCCCGGCGTCGACCGCGACACCGCCGAGCGCGCGGCCAGCGCGATCATCGGCGTCATGGACGGCCTGCAGGTGCAGTGGCTGCTCGACGACGCGGTCGACCTCCCCGAGGCCACGACCTTCGCGATCGAGGCGATCCTCGCCGCGGCGCTCGCGGGGACGGGCCGCCCCCACCCGCTGCGCTGA
- a CDS encoding ABC transporter permease, translating into MRFFVRRGIFYVVTAWAAVTINFIIPRLMPGDPVKAIMAKSQGRLDSSAEAAIRTLFGLDEQKSVWQQYLDYWNLLLHGNLGVSFTYYPTPVAEMIQQTLPWTVGLVGVATVIAFVVGTLLGTGIGWRRGTWADSLLPISTFFSAVPYFWLGLVVIAIFSVNLGWFPSSGAYDRSMVPAFTPEFIGSVLYYGTLPALTIVVSSIAGWILGMRNMMVTVSSEDYVTVAQAKGLSERAVIFGYAARNAVLPQISSFALSLGFIVGGTLIMEMVFSYPGIGFLLYNATTNHDYTLMQGCFLVITLSVLVANIVADFVYAALDPRTRQEG; encoded by the coding sequence GTGAGGTTCTTCGTCCGCCGCGGCATCTTCTACGTCGTCACCGCCTGGGCCGCGGTGACCATCAACTTCATCATCCCGAGACTCATGCCCGGCGACCCCGTCAAGGCGATCATGGCGAAGAGCCAGGGCCGTCTGGACTCGTCCGCCGAGGCCGCGATCCGCACGCTCTTCGGCCTCGACGAGCAGAAGTCGGTGTGGCAGCAGTACCTCGACTACTGGAACCTGCTGCTGCACGGGAACCTCGGCGTCTCGTTCACCTACTACCCGACGCCCGTCGCGGAGATGATCCAGCAGACGCTGCCGTGGACGGTCGGCCTGGTCGGCGTCGCGACGGTGATCGCGTTCGTCGTCGGGACCCTGCTCGGCACGGGCATCGGCTGGCGGCGCGGCACGTGGGCCGACTCGCTGCTGCCGATCTCGACGTTCTTCTCCGCGGTCCCGTACTTCTGGCTCGGGCTCGTCGTCATCGCGATCTTCTCGGTGAACCTCGGCTGGTTCCCGTCGTCGGGCGCCTACGACCGCTCGATGGTGCCCGCGTTCACGCCCGAGTTCATCGGGTCCGTCCTCTACTACGGGACGCTCCCCGCGCTCACGATCGTCGTGTCGTCGATCGCCGGCTGGATCCTCGGCATGCGCAACATGATGGTGACCGTCTCGTCGGAGGACTACGTGACGGTCGCGCAGGCCAAGGGCCTGTCGGAGCGGGCGGTGATCTTCGGCTACGCCGCCCGCAACGCGGTGCTCCCGCAGATCTCGTCGTTCGCCCTGTCCCTCGGCTTCATCGTCGGCGGGACGCTCATCATGGAGATGGTCTTCTCCTACCCGGGCATCGGCTTCCTGCTCTACAACGCGACGACCAACCACGACTACACGCTCATGCAGGGCTGCTTCCTCGTGATCACACTGTCCGTGCTGGTCGCGAACATCGTCGCGGACTTCGTCTACGCCGCGCTCGACCCGCGCACCCGGCAGGAGGGCTGA
- a CDS encoding ABC transporter substrate-binding protein → MRTRKLATMVAGVATVALLATACSGGGGTSDDSTGGDGAVLTVGMPNGPQNENQSPLIPTGSAAKSLGYAWVIYESLMQVNDVNPLEDPEPWLAESVEWNDDYTAATITPRDGVKWSDGEDFTADDVAFTLQLLIDYPAINNNFPDQIDKVENADGKVTITFTESQYVNQVKLLQQVIVPEHLWKDQDPTTFTDTEPVGTGPYLLDTWTPQAATLVPNPDYWGGEPKVAKLQYSSYNDNNALTTALTTGEAQWGWTFIADYEDVFIAKDPDHHHQVAGGGFGSDILFLNNETKPFNDVAFRKALNLVVDRAQISELAGSGVWPVIDSVTGMPMPSGEQYLAPEFKGDELTVDVDEAKQILTDAGYTWNGSDKLVDPDGEVVTFELVNPAGWNDYLTALDLIKTGAAQLGVDATVNAANQDAWFNDIIPFGNFQATLHWTDGGATPWNMYANLMDGNSYVPLGETATWNFGRYKNDAVTQALADFKGASDDAARQTAIETIQKAYVEDVPGLVIWSRPAVAQYSTKNYTGFPTADDLYANPQPTGPQAARIVMNLEPTQD, encoded by the coding sequence GTGAGAACGCGCAAGCTCGCAACGATGGTGGCCGGTGTCGCGACCGTCGCGCTGCTCGCCACCGCCTGCTCGGGTGGCGGCGGCACGTCCGACGACAGCACCGGCGGTGACGGTGCCGTCCTGACGGTCGGCATGCCGAACGGCCCGCAGAACGAGAACCAGAGCCCGCTGATCCCGACGGGCTCGGCGGCGAAGTCGCTCGGCTACGCGTGGGTGATCTACGAGTCGCTCATGCAGGTCAACGACGTGAACCCGCTCGAGGACCCGGAGCCATGGCTCGCGGAGTCGGTCGAGTGGAACGACGACTACACGGCCGCGACGATCACCCCGCGCGACGGCGTGAAGTGGTCGGACGGCGAGGACTTCACGGCGGACGACGTCGCGTTCACGCTGCAGCTGCTCATCGACTACCCGGCGATCAACAACAACTTCCCCGACCAGATCGACAAGGTCGAGAACGCCGACGGCAAGGTGACGATCACGTTCACCGAGTCCCAGTACGTCAACCAGGTCAAGCTGCTGCAGCAGGTCATCGTCCCCGAGCACCTCTGGAAGGACCAGGACCCGACGACGTTCACGGACACCGAGCCCGTCGGCACCGGCCCGTACCTGCTCGACACCTGGACGCCGCAGGCCGCGACGCTCGTCCCGAACCCCGACTACTGGGGCGGCGAGCCGAAGGTCGCCAAGCTGCAGTACTCGTCGTACAACGACAACAACGCGCTCACGACGGCCCTCACGACCGGTGAGGCGCAGTGGGGCTGGACGTTCATCGCGGACTACGAGGACGTCTTCATCGCCAAGGACCCCGACCACCACCACCAGGTCGCGGGCGGCGGCTTCGGCTCCGACATCCTCTTCCTCAACAACGAGACGAAGCCGTTCAACGACGTCGCGTTCCGCAAGGCGCTCAACCTCGTCGTCGACCGGGCGCAGATCTCCGAGCTCGCGGGATCGGGCGTGTGGCCCGTCATCGACTCGGTGACCGGCATGCCGATGCCGTCGGGCGAGCAGTACCTCGCGCCCGAGTTCAAGGGCGACGAGCTGACGGTCGACGTCGACGAGGCGAAGCAGATCCTCACGGACGCCGGCTACACGTGGAACGGGTCCGACAAGCTCGTCGACCCGGACGGCGAGGTCGTGACGTTCGAGCTCGTGAACCCCGCGGGCTGGAACGACTACCTGACCGCGCTCGACCTCATCAAGACGGGTGCCGCGCAGCTCGGCGTCGACGCCACGGTCAACGCCGCGAACCAGGACGCCTGGTTCAACGACATCATCCCGTTCGGCAACTTCCAGGCGACGCTGCACTGGACCGACGGCGGCGCGACCCCGTGGAACATGTACGCCAACCTCATGGACGGCAACTCGTACGTGCCGCTCGGCGAGACCGCGACGTGGAACTTCGGCCGGTACAAGAACGACGCCGTCACGCAGGCCCTGGCCGACTTCAAGGGTGCGTCCGACGACGCCGCGCGGCAGACCGCGATCGAGACGATCCAGAAGGCGTACGTCGAGGACGTGCCCGGCCTGGTCATCTGGTCGCGCCCGGCCGTCGCGCAGTACTCGACGAAGAACTACACCGGCTTCCCGACGGCCGACGACCTGTACGCGAACCCGCAGCCGACGGGTCCGCAGGCCGCCCGGATCGTCATGAACCTGGAGCCGACGCAGGACTGA
- a CDS encoding beta-glucosidase family protein codes for MSTDTTAATRPDAHLDGLLRQLTTEEKVRLVVGAGLWSTTAIERIGLRAMHVSDGPAGVRGVSDDPTETAASFPAPSALAATWDVDLADEVGALFAAEARRHGVDLVLAPQVNLQRTPVGGRHFECYSEDPVLTGEIAVHVVRGAQDRGVGMCVKHFVANDSETERTTYLSRVDERTLREVYLAPFERLVREARAWSVMGAYSGVDDGTTAAPVLEHRPLLTGVLKDEWGFDGVVVSDWVATNTVEKAAYGGLDLQMPGPDGPWGDGLLDAVRSRRVSEAVLDDKVLRILRLAQRVGALDGVEASGEHRAEVADVDVRGTLRTLVGRSMVVLRDEEHALPLAADDVRRIALLGPNAVSPFVQGGGSAYVRPERSSTPHDALTSAFAGAHVDVHSGAVSRLLPPQLDLAGRCTTPDGEAGVLVELLDADGSVLDAHTTTTWGGWLRDVRDDAVTVRLRTTVRLDEPGRHEVGVGTVGRHLVAIGEQAVSTSDHAVGAEVILDSSVNQPVPATLVLDVTEPTTVDVDAHVQAVHPVGYASFARAELVHRVPGTSPDELLADAVAAAEAADLAVVVVGTNEEIESEGYDRTSLALPGTQDQLVKAVLAANPHTVVVVNAGAPVLLPWLDEAPCVVWAWLGGQEWPEALADVLTGVTEPSGRLPWTLPAHEDDVPVPDAVPVDGVVDYHEGVHVGYRSWLRLGRTPAAPFGHGLGWTTWEHESATVAATPAEGGVDLDVTVLNTGPRAGREVVQVYVEPPAPSPDRPVRWLGGFTVVHAAPGERTTARVHVRADALRTWDTAGHGWVTPAGTYTLRVGRSSGDLRLTVDVDIPASTAP; via the coding sequence GTGTCGACCGACACCACCGCGGCCACCCGGCCCGACGCCCACCTCGACGGGCTGCTCCGGCAGCTCACGACCGAGGAGAAGGTGCGTCTGGTCGTCGGGGCGGGCCTGTGGTCCACGACCGCGATCGAGCGCATCGGCCTGCGCGCGATGCACGTCTCCGACGGCCCCGCGGGCGTCCGCGGCGTGAGCGACGACCCGACCGAGACCGCCGCGTCGTTCCCCGCCCCCAGCGCGCTCGCCGCGACGTGGGACGTCGACCTCGCGGACGAGGTCGGCGCGCTGTTCGCCGCCGAGGCCCGTCGGCACGGCGTCGACCTCGTCCTCGCGCCGCAGGTCAACCTCCAGCGCACGCCCGTCGGCGGCCGGCACTTCGAGTGCTACTCCGAGGACCCCGTGCTCACGGGCGAGATCGCGGTGCACGTCGTGCGCGGCGCGCAGGACCGCGGCGTCGGCATGTGCGTCAAGCACTTCGTCGCCAACGACTCCGAGACCGAGCGCACGACGTACCTGTCCCGTGTCGACGAGCGCACGCTCCGCGAGGTCTACCTCGCGCCCTTCGAGCGGCTGGTCCGCGAGGCGCGCGCGTGGTCCGTCATGGGCGCGTACTCGGGCGTCGACGACGGCACGACCGCCGCACCCGTGCTCGAGCACCGGCCGCTGCTCACCGGCGTGCTCAAGGACGAGTGGGGCTTCGACGGGGTCGTCGTGTCCGACTGGGTCGCGACCAACACGGTCGAGAAGGCCGCGTACGGCGGGCTCGACCTGCAGATGCCCGGGCCCGACGGACCGTGGGGCGACGGTCTGCTCGACGCGGTCCGCTCCCGACGGGTCAGCGAGGCCGTCCTCGACGACAAGGTGCTCCGCATCCTGCGGCTCGCGCAGCGGGTCGGTGCGCTCGACGGCGTCGAGGCGTCCGGGGAGCACCGGGCCGAGGTCGCCGACGTCGACGTGCGCGGCACGCTGCGCACGCTCGTCGGCCGGTCGATGGTCGTGCTGCGCGACGAGGAGCACGCGCTCCCGCTGGCCGCCGACGACGTCCGGCGGATCGCGTTGCTCGGCCCCAACGCGGTGAGCCCGTTCGTCCAGGGCGGCGGCTCCGCGTACGTCCGGCCCGAGCGCTCGTCGACGCCGCACGACGCGCTGACCAGCGCCTTCGCCGGTGCGCACGTCGACGTGCACTCCGGTGCCGTGTCCCGCCTGCTGCCCCCGCAGCTCGACCTCGCGGGCCGCTGCACGACCCCGGACGGGGAGGCCGGGGTGCTCGTCGAGCTGCTCGACGCCGACGGCTCTGTCCTCGACGCCCACACCACCACCACGTGGGGCGGCTGGCTGCGCGACGTGCGCGACGACGCGGTCACCGTCCGCCTGCGCACCACGGTCCGGCTCGACGAGCCCGGGCGGCACGAGGTCGGCGTCGGGACCGTCGGGCGGCACCTCGTCGCGATCGGCGAGCAGGCAGTCTCGACGAGCGACCACGCCGTCGGCGCCGAGGTCATCCTCGACTCCTCGGTCAACCAGCCCGTCCCCGCGACGCTCGTCCTCGACGTGACCGAGCCGACGACCGTCGACGTCGACGCGCACGTCCAGGCGGTGCACCCCGTCGGGTACGCGTCGTTCGCGCGTGCCGAGCTCGTGCACCGCGTGCCCGGCACGTCGCCCGACGAGCTGCTCGCCGACGCCGTCGCGGCCGCCGAGGCGGCGGACCTCGCGGTCGTCGTGGTCGGCACCAACGAGGAGATCGAGTCCGAGGGCTACGACCGGACGAGCCTCGCGCTGCCCGGGACGCAGGACCAGCTCGTCAAAGCCGTGCTCGCCGCGAACCCGCACACGGTCGTCGTCGTCAACGCGGGCGCACCGGTCCTGCTGCCGTGGCTCGACGAGGCGCCGTGCGTCGTCTGGGCCTGGCTCGGCGGGCAGGAGTGGCCCGAGGCGCTCGCGGACGTGCTGACCGGCGTGACCGAGCCGTCGGGCCGGTTGCCGTGGACGCTGCCCGCGCACGAGGACGACGTGCCCGTGCCCGACGCGGTCCCCGTCGACGGCGTCGTCGACTACCACGAGGGCGTCCACGTCGGGTACCGGTCGTGGCTGCGGCTCGGCCGGACGCCCGCGGCGCCGTTCGGGCACGGGCTCGGGTGGACGACGTGGGAGCACGAGTCGGCCACCGTCGCCGCCACACCCGCCGAAGGCGGCGTCGACCTCGACGTGACCGTCCTGAACACCGGCCCGCGCGCCGGTCGCGAGGTCGTCCAGGTCTACGTCGAGCCCCCCGCCCCGAGCCCGGACCGCCCGGTCCGCTGGCTCGGCGGCTTCACCGTCGTGCACGCCGCCCCCGGCGAGCGCACGACCGCCCGGGTGCACGTGCGCGCCGACGCGCTGCGCACCTGGGACACCGCAGGCCACGGCTGGGTCACCCCGGCCGGGACGTACACGCTCCGCGTCGGTCGCTCCTCGGGCGACCTGCGCCTCACGGTCGACGTCGACATCCCGGCGTCGACCGCCCCCTGA